In Rhodobacter xanthinilyticus, a single window of DNA contains:
- the istB gene encoding IS21-like element helper ATPase IstB produces the protein MSEAPKILLAHHLKTLKLPTFLREHEKVARQCAAEGLDHVQFLSRLVELELIDRERRMVERRIKAAKFPATKSLDSFDFKAIPKLNKMQVLELARCEWIERRENVIALGPSGTGKTHIALGLGLAACQKGMSVSFTTAAALVNELMEARDERRLLRVQKQMAAVKLLIIDELGFVPLSKTGAELLFEMISQRYERGATLITSNLPFDEWTETFGTERLTGALLDRLTHHVNILEMNGESYRLAQSRARKTGDNT, from the coding sequence ATGAGCGAGGCTCCGAAGATCCTGCTTGCCCACCATCTGAAGACGCTGAAGCTGCCCACCTTCCTGCGGGAACACGAGAAGGTTGCGCGCCAATGCGCCGCCGAAGGGTTGGACCATGTCCAATTCCTGTCGCGCCTCGTTGAACTGGAACTCATTGACCGCGAGCGGCGGATGGTCGAGCGCCGCATCAAGGCTGCGAAGTTCCCGGCCACCAAAAGCCTCGACAGCTTCGACTTCAAGGCGATCCCGAAGCTGAACAAGATGCAGGTGCTGGAACTGGCGCGCTGCGAATGGATCGAACGGCGTGAGAACGTGATCGCCCTTGGCCCCAGCGGAACCGGCAAGACCCACATTGCCTTGGGCCTCGGGTTGGCGGCCTGCCAGAAGGGCATGTCTGTCAGCTTCACCACCGCCGCCGCGCTGGTCAACGAGCTGATGGAGGCGCGAGACGAACGTCGGCTGCTGCGCGTCCAGAAGCAGATGGCTGCCGTCAAGCTGCTGATCATCGACGAGCTCGGGTTCGTGCCCCTGTCAAAGACCGGCGCCGAGCTGCTTTTTGAGATGATCTCCCAGCGCTACGAGCGCGGTGCCACGCTGATCACCAGCAATCTGCCCTTCGATGAATGGACCGAGACCTTCGGCACCGAGCGGCTGACCGGCGCGCTCCTCGACCGGTTGACCCACCACGTCAACATCCTCGAGATGAACGGCGAAAGCTATCGCCTCGCGCAAAGTCGCGCGCGCAAGACCGGCGACAACACCTGA
- a CDS encoding Hint domain-containing protein has product MSSFRERLRAVLTRPGFRKGDPREPISFDSFIDLGHGLYAETVLLTTDGPRPIARVAVGDRVLTFDHGPQPVRHIERVEFSWLRTEVPEALWPLRLPPGLFGNTEERFVAPQQALLLESDIAEEDYGDPFVLIPANVLALIPQVERVKPSSERVIFRPRFDRPELVLTEDGAVMLCDTGSMIDDWGFYDDDDAPLSYTTLPEDFAVDLLKREIARDGGIEAHIAKHLSRFEKFREAG; this is encoded by the coding sequence ATGTCCAGTTTTCGGGAGCGCTTGCGCGCCGTTTTAACGCGCCCGGGGTTCAGGAAGGGCGACCCGCGCGAGCCGATCAGCTTCGATTCGTTCATCGACCTCGGCCATGGTCTCTATGCCGAGACCGTCTTGCTGACCACCGATGGCCCCCGCCCGATCGCGCGCGTGGCGGTCGGCGACCGCGTCCTGACCTTCGATCACGGCCCGCAGCCGGTGCGCCACATCGAGCGGGTGGAGTTCTCCTGGCTGCGCACCGAGGTGCCCGAGGCGCTCTGGCCGCTGCGCCTGCCGCCGGGGCTGTTTGGCAATACCGAGGAGCGCTTCGTCGCCCCGCAACAGGCGCTCCTGCTCGAAAGCGACATCGCCGAGGAGGATTATGGCGACCCCTTCGTGCTGATCCCGGCCAATGTGCTCGCGCTGATCCCGCAGGTGGAGCGCGTCAAACCCTCCTCCGAGCGGGTGATCTTCCGCCCCCGCTTCGACCGCCCCGAGCTCGTGCTGACGGAAGACGGCGCGGTAATGCTGTGCGATACCGGCTCGATGATCGACGACTGGGGCTTTTACGACGATGACGATGCACCGCTGAGCTACACGACGCTGCCCGAGGATTTCGCCGTCGACCTGCTCAAACGCGAAATCGCCCGCGATGGCGGGATCGAGGCGCATATCGCCAAGCACCTCTCGCGCTTCGAGAAGTTCCGCGAGGCGGGGTGA
- a CDS encoding DEAD/DEAH box helicase family protein has translation MAELLLTRQDDLDSKVVSNASGLEFIILDELHTYRGREGVAGVIREMIAPRDMEAAE, from the coding sequence ATGGCAGAATTGCTTCTGACGCGTCAGGACGACCTGGACTCGAAAGTCGTTTCGAACGCGTCCGGTCTTGAGTTCATCATTCTCGACGAACTCCATACCTATCGCGGGCGCGAAGGCGTCGCGGGCGTGATCCGCGAGATGATCGCGCCGCGCGACATGGAGGCCGCCGAATGA
- the torT gene encoding TMAO reductase system periplasmic protein TorT, translating into MKPKTLRSCLSKRARAMASFYARAFGPAILLLAGVTGAVASNAPSLCVIVPHFKDEYWLSVGYGLEQAADTAGAELLTFESGGYHSVERQIELLQTCLEAGSDAILLGAVSAHDEGLVDAVVAAEKRVPVLALVNELAAPGLSGWIGVDWRAMGGAVGEFLAARAQAEGRPLTAVLVTGPTESGWAPILDEGLAEGLAHSPVEIVATYRADTGLREQLREVEQALAEHLDVDVLIGSAPAIEGAMALIRRLPEGAHRPMLVATYISHSVLRGLRGGQVAMVPFDDPIAQGRAGVDLALRAISGESFPGLSGPVIVSVTTGTPDVQRIELSPSGFFPALQ; encoded by the coding sequence ATGAAACCGAAAACCCTGCGAAGCTGTCTGTCGAAACGTGCGCGTGCCATGGCCTCGTTCTACGCGCGCGCTTTTGGTCCCGCAATCTTGCTGTTGGCCGGGGTCACGGGCGCTGTCGCCTCCAACGCCCCAAGCCTTTGCGTCATCGTTCCCCACTTCAAGGACGAGTACTGGCTGTCGGTCGGCTATGGGCTGGAGCAGGCCGCCGATACCGCGGGGGCCGAACTTTTGACCTTCGAATCCGGCGGCTATCACTCGGTGGAACGACAAATCGAGCTTCTGCAAACCTGTCTTGAGGCCGGCAGCGACGCGATCCTGCTTGGCGCGGTTTCAGCTCACGATGAAGGGTTGGTCGACGCCGTCGTCGCCGCCGAGAAAAGAGTTCCGGTCCTGGCACTGGTCAACGAACTGGCAGCGCCGGGGCTGTCGGGCTGGATCGGGGTCGATTGGCGGGCGATGGGGGGTGCTGTCGGCGAGTTTCTTGCCGCGCGCGCGCAGGCAGAAGGCAGACCACTCACCGCCGTGCTCGTGACCGGGCCCACCGAGTCGGGCTGGGCGCCGATCCTCGACGAGGGCTTGGCCGAAGGTCTCGCACACAGCCCGGTGGAGATCGTCGCCACATACCGCGCCGACACCGGCCTGAGGGAGCAGTTGCGAGAAGTTGAACAGGCCCTGGCCGAGCATCTTGACGTGGATGTGCTTATCGGCAGCGCGCCGGCAATCGAGGGAGCGATGGCGCTGATCCGTCGGCTACCCGAGGGCGCCCATCGTCCAATGCTGGTCGCCACCTACATCAGCCACTCGGTATTGCGCGGCCTGCGCGGCGGGCAGGTCGCCATGGTCCCGTTCGACGACCCGATCGCGCAGGGGCGCGCGGGCGTCGACCTTGCCTTGCGGGCCATCTCCGGCGAGTCCTTTCCCGGTCTGTCTGGGCCGGTGATCGTGTCGGTGACAACCGGTACGCCAGATGTGCAACGGATCGAACTCTCGCCGTCGGGGTTCTTTCCGGCCTTGCAGTAG
- a CDS encoding ATP-binding protein — translation MARARFDRQLRRVFGFIAGLTVVVGIVAILSNRYLVETHRTLIQDNLPAANLTRQIQADSAYLAKLAGAVPDIADVAGLAQLGQELVVRVDGLRASVAQLASHRPTETSPDGPSFTALQAAVELETAAALARLAAQDATRTRLAAADSLLNEIEDILERQIDTARVQVTATISDLYDAPHDQVAPGLDELADADFFAYDRLVELARAVESVRNGLGEVPQITRPETAKALGEELTAALATVQGRIDYLPSPNARDDIRRMVAGVAETLNPDGVLAWTEKRLVAEGELVDALERLKDQTDGLAVYSTALFARMQAEAAASQARTETVSWWITVGLVALLSGAVVAAIVAWAIVSRRTVARLAAISRHITALARGDYDRDIPETGHDEIGRMERALHVLRLRAAEAQRLRGELEVAVTQRTRDVVTEMHAHDRARAEAEDANRAKTEFLAMMGHEIRTPLNGIVGMLRLLEAEAAGAEQKKRATVARQSAENLLVISNDILDYSATQDRRPVLRPVHFDIRELMGQLAGYLRANAGEKGLSVSIDMAEDVPPVLFGDVQKIRQVVVNLLSNAVKYTETGKVALLLDFAPDPRSGAPVLSFAVTDTGRGIPQEDHARIFDAYARGDGAGEGMIEGLGLGLSICRRLTETLGGSIALESAPGQGARFTLTVPLVIGDPALVVRQAETVITQKFGKRVLVVEDQAVNRMVARGFLERLGCMVVEAETGEDAVRVALSEIFDLILMDIDLPDMTGGEAARRIKVEREGQSPQIVALTAHRIDDTPDQRSALHVDAVLHKPLSPRALAALLGPGSGAQGVAVPGAVSDTLRSDIDEIGAAETAGIVDAFIAELGPALATMQAARAASDSEALARAAHRLKGAASNFAMTAFCDRLGHLERAARSGEGIGAAWEGIDEAASEALAELRAAARGLGLVLQDSSANR, via the coding sequence ATGGCACGCGCACGTTTCGACAGACAGCTTCGCAGGGTTTTCGGTTTCATCGCCGGGCTTACGGTCGTGGTTGGAATTGTCGCCATTCTTTCGAACCGCTATCTGGTCGAGACGCACCGGACCTTGATCCAGGACAACTTGCCGGCAGCGAACCTGACCCGGCAAATTCAGGCCGACAGTGCTTATCTTGCAAAGCTGGCCGGCGCCGTTCCCGATATTGCCGACGTTGCGGGACTTGCGCAATTGGGCCAGGAACTTGTGGTCAGGGTTGACGGGCTGCGCGCATCCGTGGCCCAACTTGCCTCGCACAGACCGACGGAAACGTCGCCCGATGGACCTTCATTCACGGCGTTGCAGGCGGCGGTCGAACTCGAAACCGCGGCGGCCCTCGCGCGGCTCGCGGCACAGGACGCGACGCGCACGCGCCTTGCCGCCGCGGACAGTCTCCTGAATGAGATCGAAGACATCCTGGAACGCCAGATCGACACCGCCCGGGTTCAGGTGACGGCGACGATCTCGGACCTCTATGACGCGCCGCACGACCAGGTCGCTCCCGGATTGGATGAACTGGCCGATGCCGACTTCTTTGCTTATGATCGTTTGGTCGAACTGGCACGGGCGGTCGAGAGCGTACGCAACGGATTGGGCGAGGTCCCACAAATTACCCGCCCGGAGACAGCAAAGGCTCTTGGCGAAGAGCTGACGGCGGCCTTGGCGACGGTGCAGGGTCGGATTGACTATTTGCCCTCGCCGAACGCGCGCGATGACATCCGGAGGATGGTCGCCGGTGTGGCCGAGACCCTCAATCCTGACGGCGTGCTCGCATGGACCGAGAAACGTCTGGTTGCTGAAGGCGAACTGGTGGATGCGCTGGAACGCCTGAAAGACCAAACCGACGGATTGGCGGTCTATTCCACCGCCCTGTTTGCCAGGATGCAAGCCGAGGCGGCCGCGAGCCAGGCCCGCACGGAGACCGTGAGTTGGTGGATAACAGTTGGACTTGTCGCCCTCCTCTCCGGCGCGGTTGTCGCTGCGATCGTAGCATGGGCGATTGTCAGTCGGCGCACGGTCGCGCGACTGGCTGCGATCTCGCGCCACATCACGGCGCTTGCGCGCGGCGACTACGACCGAGACATCCCGGAGACCGGGCATGACGAAATTGGCCGGATGGAGCGGGCCTTGCATGTGCTGCGGTTGCGGGCGGCCGAAGCGCAACGATTGCGGGGCGAACTCGAAGTGGCCGTCACCCAGCGCACGCGCGACGTGGTGACCGAGATGCATGCCCATGACCGGGCACGCGCCGAGGCCGAGGATGCGAACCGTGCAAAGACGGAATTTCTCGCCATGATGGGGCATGAGATCCGCACGCCGCTCAACGGCATCGTGGGCATGTTGCGTCTGCTCGAAGCCGAGGCTGCGGGCGCCGAGCAGAAGAAACGGGCCACCGTGGCGCGGCAAAGCGCCGAGAACCTCCTGGTGATTTCCAACGATATTCTAGATTATTCCGCGACGCAGGATCGTCGTCCGGTGTTGCGGCCGGTGCACTTCGACATTCGCGAATTGATGGGGCAACTGGCCGGCTATCTCAGGGCCAACGCGGGCGAAAAGGGCCTTTCCGTTAGCATCGACATGGCCGAGGATGTGCCCCCGGTGTTGTTCGGTGACGTTCAGAAGATCCGCCAGGTGGTCGTCAATCTTCTGTCCAATGCGGTCAAATACACCGAGACTGGAAAGGTCGCGCTGCTGCTTGACTTCGCGCCCGATCCGAGAAGCGGCGCGCCCGTGCTCAGTTTCGCCGTGACTGACACCGGGCGCGGCATCCCACAGGAGGACCACGCCCGGATCTTCGATGCCTATGCGCGTGGCGACGGTGCGGGGGAGGGCATGATCGAAGGGCTTGGGCTTGGGCTCAGCATCTGCCGTCGATTGACAGAGACGCTCGGTGGCTCGATCGCGCTCGAAAGCGCGCCTGGGCAGGGCGCGCGCTTCACCCTGACCGTGCCCCTGGTGATCGGCGATCCGGCCCTCGTGGTGCGACAGGCCGAGACTGTCATCACCCAGAAGTTCGGCAAGCGCGTTCTGGTGGTGGAGGATCAGGCCGTCAACCGGATGGTGGCGCGCGGCTTCCTCGAGCGCCTGGGTTGCATGGTGGTGGAGGCCGAAACTGGCGAAGACGCGGTGCGCGTTGCGCTGTCCGAGATCTTCGACCTGATCCTCATGGATATTGACCTGCCCGACATGACGGGTGGCGAGGCGGCACGCCGGATCAAGGTGGAACGCGAGGGCCAGTCACCGCAGATCGTGGCCCTGACGGCGCACCGCATTGACGACACGCCGGATCAGCGTTCGGCGCTCCACGTCGACGCGGTGCTGCACAAGCCGCTGTCGCCTCGGGCGCTTGCAGCGCTACTCGGGCCGGGTTCTGGTGCGCAAGGCGTGGCGGTGCCGGGGGCGGTCTCGGACACCCTTCGGTCCGATATTGACGAGATTGGCGCCGCCGAGACCGCCGGTATCGTCGACGCCTTCATCGCCGAACTCGGCCCGGCGCTGGCCACCATGCAAGCCGCCCGCGCCGCGTCCGACAGCGAGGCGCTGGCACGTGCCGCCCACCGGCTCAAGGGCGCCGCCTCGAACTTCGCGATGACGGCGTTCTGCGACCGGCTAGGACATCTGGAGCGTGCCGCGCGCAGTGGCGAGGGCATCGGTGCGGCCTGGGAGGGGATCGACGAGGCGGCAAGCGAGGCGCTCGCAGAGCTGCGGGCGGCGGCGCGCGGGCTCGGGCTTGTGCTTCAGGACAGCTCGGCCAACAGGTAG
- a CDS encoding response regulator: protein MSQHIVIVEDDVVTRRRLAAQLKQQMYRVSEAADAAAMEEILARDPADVLLVDINLEGKDGLTITREQRAVSKVGIILLTARTDQIDRIVGLELGADDYVTKPFDKRELFARIKNLAARVEDLRRAAAETVALPDARFGRWSLDRTRRRLIDDAGTVEPLTRAEYELLAAFADHPGVILSRDRLLDMIQNQKWAPDNRTVDVLVGRLRKKLEADPAHPEWIITVHGEGYLLAELS, encoded by the coding sequence GTGAGCCAGCACATCGTGATTGTCGAAGACGACGTGGTGACACGCCGCCGGCTGGCCGCTCAGCTCAAGCAGCAGATGTACCGGGTGAGCGAGGCAGCCGACGCCGCAGCGATGGAGGAAATCCTTGCGCGCGACCCGGCTGATGTGCTGCTCGTCGACATCAACCTCGAGGGCAAGGACGGGCTGACGATCACCCGCGAACAGCGGGCGGTCTCGAAGGTCGGGATCATCCTGCTTACCGCCCGGACCGATCAGATTGATCGCATCGTCGGGCTGGAACTCGGCGCCGACGACTACGTGACCAAGCCCTTCGACAAGCGAGAGTTGTTTGCCCGGATCAAGAACCTCGCGGCCCGGGTCGAGGATCTGCGCCGGGCCGCCGCCGAGACCGTCGCCCTGCCGGACGCCCGGTTTGGCCGCTGGTCGCTGGACCGGACCCGGCGCCGGCTAATCGACGACGCGGGCACGGTCGAGCCGCTCACCCGCGCCGAATACGAGTTGCTTGCCGCTTTCGCGGACCATCCCGGCGTGATCCTTAGCCGCGATCGCCTTCTCGACATGATTCAGAACCAGAAATGGGCGCCGGACAATCGCACCGTCGACGTGCTGGTGGGCCGGTTGCGCAAGAAGCTGGAAGCCGACCCTGCGCACCCCGAGTGGATCATCACCGTGCACGGAGAAGGCTACCTGTTGGCCGAGCTGTCCTGA